AAAGTATCATTTGAATCATATTTTTCAATTAATTCAATCTTTTTATTTCTTATTACGGGCTTTAAAATAGAGATTGTTTTTTCACATATTGTTTTTACAGAAATCTCTTTTTTATTTTTTACTGGCTTATAAAAGTTTCTAAAATCATCAATTGTTGTAGATAAAACATTAATTAAATCTTCAATATTCTCAAAGTTTTCTTTTAGAAAATTTTTAAACTCTTCTTGCTCTTTTTTTATTTCTAAGTTGAATTTATTTAAAAGAATTTTTAACTTTATATCTGTTACCATAGAGTTTATTGTTGCAAGAGGTTGTCTCCATTGATGTGCAATCATCGAAATCATCTCTCCCATTTGGGCAAGTTTTGATTGGTGAAGCATTAATTGATCTTTTTCTCTATTTTTTAATACTTCTTCTTCAACTCTTTCTTCAAGTGAGTTATTAAGTTCTTTTAGTTGATTTCTTCTTTCATAAAGCTCATTTGTCATCTTATAGAAGTTATTAGCTAAAGTATCTATCTCTTTGATATTTGTTTCCTCAGGTTTGCTGATTCTTTTTTCTGCATCAAAATGATGAGTTTCTTTTGCTAATAAAGAGATAGGATTTGCAATTAGATTAGTTATCTCTTTTATTTTTCTACTTAAAAACATAAAAAACAGTAAATAAAATAATATCATCCCAAAGATAGCTATAAAACCAATTTTTTTTGATATTTGGTCTAATTCATTTACTGGTTCAAAAACTTTTTCTTTATCTACAAAAATAAATAGTTTCCAGTTTGTTTGTTCAATTTTAGATTGAGTAATAATATATTCATGTTCATTTATAGTTGTAAAAGCTAAATTTTGTTCATCATTTTTAAACTCTTGAAAATATTTTTTTAGTTTTTCATTTTTATAAATATTAAATTCATCTGGTTTTAGATTTGTATCATTTATCACTTTTTCATAATTATGAGAAGTAAGTTCTTTTATATTTAAGATTTTTTCAATCTCTTTAGGCATAGCAAGGATTAAGCCATCTTCTCCCACTAACATAGCAGAAGCATTCCAAGGAAGATTTAAATTTAAAACATTTTTAACAAACTTATCAATAGTTACATCAAGCCCTGTAACACCTTCTAAAAAATCATTGTTATAAATAGGAACAATACAACTTACCATCCAACCTTGACCTGCTGGGTCTAAATAAGCACTTGTCCATTTTGTTTTTCGTTGGGGATTATGTTTTTCATCTGCTTCATAATAGAAATTATAGTTTTGCATTTTTATATCAGCAGGATATTGAGAATATACATTTTCTATGAAAGGATAAAGTCTATTCATTTGGTCATAACTATTAAAATATGCAGCAACAATTAGTTCATTACTATCAACTAAATATTTTAGTTGTTCATCAAAAGCCTCTGTAAAAATGGCTTTTTCTCTTTGCTCTTTGCCTATTTTAGTAGTTGCACCATATAAAAGACTTGCTCCACCATTATTATTTACTTTATAAAAAGTATTATTATCAGCAAATGCAAATTCAGGAGCAATACTATTTTTTAAAAATCTCTCTTTATTTTTAAATATCAGTTGTTGTTTATATTGTGCCATATAAGCAAAGTCACTTATCTCTCTTAATTGATAGTTAATCTCTTGAGTCTCTTTTTTTGATCTAGTAATCAAATTTGTTTTTATCTCTTCAGAAAGAAGTGTTTTACTATTATTAACCATATACTTGCTAATACCAAAATATAAAACTAAAAGAGTAACTTCAATTACGATAAGAGGTACTAAAGCTGTCTTAAAATATGTATTATAAAGAATAGATTTTAGAGTTGATACTTTTTTCATTAAATCTCTTCTAAGGGTTTACTTAAATAATAACCTTGAAATTCATCAATTCCTATTTTTAAAAGTTTTTCATAAATACTTTCAGATAAGACAAATTCAGCTACAGTTTTTATATTGGTCTCTTTAGCAAAAGTAATTACAGCTTTAACAATGGCAAAAGATTTATAGTTATAATTTATCTCTTTAATTAAAGAGCCATCAATTTTTACATAATCAAAATCCATATTGATTATTTGACTTAAGTTTGAATAACCTGTTCCAAAATCATCTAAAGCGATTGAAACACCATATTTTCTAAATCTTTTAATAAACCTATCAATAATAGTATAGTCTTCAATTTCATATGTTTCTAATAGTTCAAAAACAAATCTTTTTCCTAAAGAGGCATCTTTTATAAATTTATCTTCTAAATAATCACAAAATGTTTTACTTAAAATATCTTCATATGAGATATTAAATGAAAATTTCTTATCACATTTTTCCATTACTTTAAATACTTTTTCAAGCATTAAGAAATTTAATCTATCAAATTCATTTATACTAATAGCAATATCTATAAACTCATTTGGGTAGTAGATTTTATCTTCAGCATTTGATTTTATTCTCATTAAGATTTCATATTTTATAATCTCTTTATTTCTATTATAAATTGGCTGATAAACAGGAAAAACACTGTTCTCTTTTATTGCCATTGAAATAACTTCTTTAATTTTAAGATTTACAAGGTCATTATCTTTTGTATCTATCTCTTTTGTATAAATTTTATATTTTTGATTATGGTTTTTTGCATATTTTAAAGCCATTTTTGCAGTTGAAATAAGGTTTTCTTGTTGTTCACAACTTGCTCCAATGCTATATGAAAAAATACTTTCATCAAGTTTTTCAATTAAATTATTTTTTTCTTTTTCTAAATTTTGGCTAAATAAATATGCAAATTTATTTGTTCCTTTTCTATAAAGAGAATTTTTTTCACTAATTTTATTTTTAATTGTGTCTATTAACTCTTTTAAGATCTCATCACTTTTATCAATCCCATAAATTGATTGAATATTTTCTAAGTTTGTAAGTTCAATTATTAGTAGATTTTTGTGATTTGTCTCTTTTATATCTTTATGAAGAGCATGAATATTTTTTAATTTTGTAATATTATCTATTTCACTTAGTTGTAAATGTGTCTTTTCTAAATCTATTTTTTCATGTATCTCTTTTGCAGTTTTTTCTAAAACTTCAAAAAATCTATCGGTACTAACTGGTTTTTGAATAAAATATTTAATACCTAATTCAATCAATGACTCTAATTTTTCAGAATCATTATAAGCTGAAATAATTAGTATCATTTGCTTTTTATTGATTTTCAAAATCTCTTTTGAAAGTTCAATTCCACTCATATATGGCATGTTTATATCAGAAATAACTAAATCATAAGTTTGATTACAGTTATTCTCTTCCACATATTTTTCAAAAGCTTTTTTACTATTAGTATATGCATCAACCTTTTTAAAGATACTGTTTAAGATTGAAGTATTTACCTCATTTAACTTTTCGTCATCTTCAACATAAAGCACTTTTAAGTTTTCGCATAACTTTATTAGTTCATTTATATTACACATTTCTTTCATAATTATATTATATACTAAAAAAGTATCTAAATAGTATTAAAAATGATAATAGAAATTTTATTTTATTATCAATGTTTATATACAATACATAAAATAAAAAATTATAAAAGGAAAATATAAATGTCAACAAAAAATAGTGTACTAATCTCAATTGGTTTTATAATAGGATTATCAATTATGGCATTGATTTTAAGTAAAGGTTTTATCTCATATAAAGAGTTAGACCGTACAGTTACAGTAAAAGGTTTAGCACAAGAAGAGGTTAAAGCTGATTTAGTTATTTGGCCAATAAAATTTATAAAAGCTTCAAATGATAATACAGAGCTTTATAAAGAGTTAGAAGATGACACAAAAAAGATTTTAGAATTTTTAAAAGGTATTGGTTTTAATGATAGTGAATTAACAGTATTAGCTCCTTCCGTAAATGATAAGTTTGCACAAAGTTATGGAGGAAGTGACAGAATTAAATTTAGATATAGTGGTTTTAATAAAGTAGTTGTATATTCTAATAATATAGATTTAGCAAGAGATGCGATGAAAAAACTTAGTAAACTTGGAAAAGAGGGAATCACTTTTTTACAAGATGATTATGATACAAGAGTTGAGTATATGTTTACAAAACTTAATGAAATTAAACCTAAAATGGTTGAAAAAGCAACACAAAGTGCTAGAGATACAGCTCTTAAGTTTGCACAAGATTCAAGTAGTAATTTAGGAAAAATAAAAAAAGCCTCACAAGGACAATTCTCAATTAGTTCAAGAGATAAAAATACAGAGCATATTAAAAGAATTAGAGTTGTTTCAACAGTTGAGTATTATTTAGTAGATTAATTTTATTCCTGACTTTAATAGTAGATATTATACCATTGTGTCACATTTTTAAATGGAGACCCAATGCAAAAACTACTATTAATTGATAATTCTATAGTTATAATAAATGTTTTAAAAGACTTATTTGCAAAAAAAAATGATTATGAAGTTTTTGTTGCAAAAAGTTTAGAAGAGGCAAAAAATTTAATGAATTTTCATAAATTTTTTGTTTCTATTTCAAATTTAGTATTGCCTGATGCTTTAAATGGGGAATTACTAAGTCTTTTGAAAGCTAACCAAATCCCAACAATTGTACTAACTTCAAAAATTGATTCTGAGACTATTTCAAAAATTAAAAGAAATGAAGTTATTGATTACATTTCTAAAGAATCAATCTATGAACTACAAAAAGCTTATCGTTTAGCAAATCTACTTTTATATATAAAAAATATGGAAGTTCTTATTGTAGATGATTCTGCCACAGTAATTTCTCAATTAAAAAATAGTTTGGAAACTTTACTTTTAAATGTAAATATTGCAAATAGTGGAAAATCTGCTTTAAAAGAGCTAGAAAAAAATCAAAAAATCTCTTTAATAATTACAGACTATCATATGGATGAAATGAATGGTTTAGAATTTATAAAAAAAGTAAGAAAAGGAAATATAAATAATACTCTTCCAATCTTAGTGATGACTTCTGATAATAGTAACGAATTAAAAGTTGATTTATATAAAAATGGAGCAACAGATTTTTTAGTAAAACCTTTATTAGTAGAGGAGTTAAAAGCTAAAATTTTTGATATTTTTTTAAATATGAAGCAGATAACAGATATTCAAAAATTTACAGAAATTATTGATAAAAATGTAATTATTTCTTCAACTGATGCAAATGGAACAATAACAAAAGTCTCAGAAGCTTTTTGTAAAATCTCTGGTTATACAAAAGAAGAACTAATTGGACAAAATCATAAAATAGTTAGACATCCAAGTATGTCTACTAAATTTTATGATGAGTTATGGAATACAATTACTTCTGGAAAAGTATGGAAAGGTGAAATTAAAAATATTTCAAAAAATAAAGAATCATATTGGGTATATGTAGTAATTGAACCAGTTTTTGATAATAAAGGTAATATCTCAGGATTTACTTCAATAAGAGAAGATATTACAGATAAGAAAAAAATTTATGAACTATCAATTACTGATGGTTTAACTTCTCTTTTTAATAGACGATATTTCAATGATAGTGCTACAGTTTATATGCAAAATTGTTTAAGAGATAATGCCTATTTCGGTTTTTTAATTTTAGATATTGATAATTTTAAAAAATATAATGATACTTACGGGCATCAAAAAGGTGATACAGTCTTAAAAAAAGTTGCCGATGCTATAAAAGAAGTCTTTAAAAGAGAAGAGGATTTAGTCTTTAGATTAGGTGGAGAAGAGTTCGGTATTTTAATTAGTGCTAAGAAAGAAGATGATATAAAACTACTTGCTGAAAAAGCTAGAAAAAGTATAGAGTCTTTAGGAATTGAGCATAAAAATAATAAACCTTATTCTGTTGTAACTGCTTCATTTGGATTAACAATTTTAAAAGATGTAAATAAGCATATTGATGAAGTTTATAGTTTAAGTGATGAATTACTATATAAAGCAAAAGAAAGAGGAAGAAATCAAGTTTTTTTTGCTCCATAAACTCTACACAAAACTATGCTAAAATTGCAAAAATATAAAATTGGAGTTTTTTTGATGCAAAATAAAAAAGTTGTATTAATTACGATAGTTGCTCTATTAGCACTATTTTTAGTTGCTGGATATGTTTATAAAAATAAGCAATCTGAAGAGTATGCAAATATTTCAAAAAGTGAAGCCTTAGTTTTCCAACGACCTTATTCTGTTGTTATTGGAAATGAAGATGCAAAAGTTCAACTTGTAGAGTTCTTTGACCCAGCTTGTGGTACTTGTGCACAATTTCATCCTTATGTAAAAGATATTATGAAAGAGAATGAAGGGAAAATCAAATTAGTATTAAGATATGCACCTTTTCATCAAAATTCAGATTATGCAGTAAAAATGCTTGAAGGTGCTAGAGAGCAAGGTTTATTTATGGAAGCTTTAGAGTTTATGTTTGCTACACAAGTTTATTGGATAAAAAATCATGTTGTAAATCCTAAACAATTATGGGCATTATTAGCAAATGTAAAAGGTTTAGATATGGAAAAATTAGCTGCTTTTATGAATAATAATAAAACAGCTGATGAGATAATCGCACAAGATTTAAAAGATGCAGAGACTTTAAAAGCTGATAAGACTCCATCATATTTTGTAAATGGGAAACCTTTACAAGAGTTTGGATTAGAGAACTTAAAAAAACTAATCAATTCTGAACTATAAAACTACTATTTCAAATACTTTATGATTCTAAATCATAAAGTATTTAGAAAACTTCTATGACTTGGCTTCTTTAACCCATTTTCAATAAATTTTAGATAATATATTTAAAAAACTATAAACTATGGATTTTTAATGATTGTAAATATTTCCCTACCAGATAATACAAAGTATGATATTACTATTGATACCTTAAAAAAACAATATTTTGACAGAAAAGTTGTTATTGTAACTAACCCTACTGTAAGCTCTTTGCATTTAGATTATTTAAAAGAAAAAATTTCAGCAAAAGAGTTATCTGTTGTAACTGTTCCAGATGGAGAACAGTATAAGAATATGGAGACTATTGAAGCTATTTTAGAACACTGCTTTGAACATAAATTAAATAGAAACTCACTTCTTATAGCTTTTGGTGGTGGAGTTATTGGTGATATGACAGGTTTTGCTGCTTCAATTTATCAAAGAGGAATTGATTTTATTCAAGTTCCAACAACTCTTCTTTCACAAGTTGATGCAAGTGTTGGTGGTAAAACAGGAGTAAATAATAAATATGGGAAAAACCTAATTGGTGCATTTCATCAACCAATTGCGGTAAATATTGACCCACATTTTTTAACTACTCTTCCTAAAAGAGAGTTTGGTGCGGGAATTGCTGAGATTGTTAAGATGGCAGTAACTTTTAATAAAGATTTCTTCCAATGGCTGGAGAAAAATAATCTAAATGATGAAAAAAATATAAAAACTGCAATTGCAAAATCTGTAGAGACTAAAGCTTGGGTTGTATCTCAAGATGAAAAAGAGAGAGGCTTAAGGGCAGCTCTTAATTATGGACACACTTTTGGGCATGTTATTGAAAATGAAACAAACTATAATACTTATTTACACGGCGAAGCTGTAGGTATTGGAATGGTTATGGCTAATGAGTTAGCTAAGAAAATTGGATATATGAGTGAAGGTGAAACTTTAAGAGTAAAACATCTATTAGAAAAATATGATATTCCAACTAGCTATAAAATAGAAGATGTAGAAGATTTTTATGAACATTTTTTCTTAGATAAAAAATCATTAGATAATAGAATTAAATTTATAGTTCCAAAGGGAATAGGGGATTGTGAAATCACAGATTTGATTTCAAAAGAGAATGTAATTGAAGTATTAAAAGGGTTTTCAAATTGAAAAATATACTAAAACTACTATTAGTAACTTTAGTTTTATCTTTTGCTTGTGCACAAGAAAAAAAGCCTGTTGCAAATAAATTAGCCGATATTGAAGCAATTGAAGAGAAAAGATTAAAAGAGATTGAAGAAGAGAAACAAAAGCAAAAGTTAGAAGAGGAAAAAAGAGCTAAGATTACTGAGATTAAAAATAAGATTGACTCTATTGATTCTGAATTAAGAAATAATATTTTATTAAAAAGATATAGTAACTACGATGCTTATAGAAGAATTTCTACAGAATTAGATGATTTAAAAGAGAGTGTAATTAAAGTAAATCCTAAAGATGAAGATAGACTTTACCAATTAAACAACAAAATAAGAATTAAAGAAAATGAGCTTGAATTAATTTCTGAATATAGAGGTTCTCCTATTGGTGCACTTATAAACCCACCAGAAATAGAGAGTTATGAATCTATTTCTAATCCTTTTGGAATTATTAATGCTCTTTCATATATTAAAAAACTTGAAAATAATAAAAAACAATTTTTATCAATTGAAGATAGAATCACTGAATTAACAAATTTACTTGATGAAAAGCTTTATGCTTATGTTGAGTTATATAATCTTGACCCAAAACCTGAATATAAAGAGGAAATAAACTTTTTAGATAAAGAGAAAAAAGATTTCCATATGGTACTTGAAATTGTATCTACAACAGAAGAGGTTTATACAAGAAAGATTGAGCAAGTTATTTTAGAGACAAAATCACAAATCTCTAATCAAGTAGAAAAGATATTTAATATCGCAATGATTATTGTTTCTTTATTTATCATTACATTTTTAATTAAACTTGCACTTAAAAAATATTTCTCACAAAATGAAAACTATTATATGACAAATAAAGTAATCAACTTCTTTGTTGTATTTTTTGTTGTGATTGTTATTTTATTCTCATATATTGACAATGTATCTTATGTAGTGACAATCTTAGGATTTGCATCTGCGGGTATTGCTATTGCTTTAAAAGATTGGTTTATGTCAATTTTTGGATGGATGGTAATTGTTACATCTGGTTCGATTCATGTAGGAGATAGAATTAAAGTTACAAGAAATGGACTTGAAGTGGTTGGAGATGTATTAGATATCTCTTTATTTAAAATCACTATTAGAGAAGATATTACTTTAACTTCATATACAACAAATAGAAGAACAGGAAGAATTTTCTTTATTCCAAATAACTATATTTTCTCTGAAATGATTGCAAACTATACTCACTCAGGACTTAGAACAGTTTGGGATGGTATTGATATTACAATTACTTTTGATTCAAACCATAAAAAAGCTCAGCATATTGCAAAAGAGATTTTAAAACACTACTCAAAAGGATATACTGATATTACAAGAAAACAGTTATCAAAAATGAGAAGTAAATATCAGCTAAGAGCAACTGGAGTTGAACCTAGAGTTTATACTTTTGTTGAATCTTACGGTATTGTAATTTCTGCTTGGTATTTAACTAACTCATATGCAGCTTTAGTTTTAAGAAGTACAATGTCTCCTGAGATACTTGAAGCCTTTATGAAAGAGGATGATATTCATATTGCATATCCTACTCAAACAGTTAATTCAAGTACTGGAACAAGAACTCCACCAATTGATTTACCGAGTATTTAATGATGCAGTTTAGTACAAATAAACAAAAAGTATATTTCAAAACTTTTGGATGTAGAACAAATGTTTTTGATACTCAAGTTATGATGAGTAGATTAAAAGATTTTGAAATTACTCAAGATGAAAAGCAAGCAGATATTGTAGTTATTAACTCTTGTACAGTTACAAATAGTGCAGACTCAACAGCAAGAGGTTATATAAACTCTTTAAACAAGTTTGAAAAACCACCAAGGGTTATTTTTACAGGTTGTGGAGTTTGGACAAAGGGTGAAAATCTATTTAAAGACAATAAAATTGATTCACTTTTTGGGCATAGTGAAAAAGAGAATATCAATGAACTTCTAAAAAAAGAAGAGAGATTCTTTGATGCTGGAGATTTAGACCATATTGATGATACTATAGTTGAAGAGTTTATTGGAAAAAGTAGGGCATTTATAAAAATACAAGAAGGCTGTGATTTTAGATGCTCTTATTGTATTATTCCTTATGTTAGAGGAGATGCTAGGTCTTACAAAGAAGATAAAATTTTAGAACAAGTTTCAACACTAGCTTCTAATGGTTTTGGAGAGTTTATTCTTACTGGAACTAATGTTGGTTCTTATGGAAAAAAACAACACACTTCTTTAGCAAAACTTCTTAAAAAAATGGCACAGATTAAAGGTGTTAGAAGAATTAGAATGGGAAGTATTGAACCTATTCAAATTGATGATGAATTTAAAGAACTTATCAATGAACCTTTTATGGCAAAGCATCTACATATTGCCTTACAACACACTTCTAAAACGATGTTAAAAATTATGAATAGAAGAAATAAAGTTTTATCAGATTTAGAACTTTTTGAATTTTTAAAAGATAATGGTTATGCTTTAGGAACAGATTTTATTGTAGGTCATCCTGGAGAAACAGAAGAGATATGGAAAGAAGCAGTTGAAAACTTACATAGATTTCCTTTAACTCATGTACATGCTTTTACTTATTCAAAAAGAGATGGAACACCAAGTGCAACAATGAGTGGGGAAGTTCATGGTAATATTGCTAAACAAAGATATAATGAATTAACTCAAATTATAAAACAGAAGAATTTAGACTTTAGACTAAATAATAAAGAGCCTTTAGATGTCTTAATTGAATCATATAAAGATGGAAAATATCATGGGCTTGATCAACACTTCAACCAAATAGAGGTTGAAAGTAATGCAGATTTAGTTGGTGATTGGATAACAATTGAAAACTACGAAGCAAAAGAAGATAAAAATGTGGCAAAATTCTAATAATAAAAAAAATAATCTACTAGATAAAAATATTAAGTTGATGGCAATTTCTGCCGTTGTTTTAATTGTACTTTTTTTATATACTTTATATAAAAGTAGTGCGCATATAGAATCAGGTTCTTACTATTTTGGAATAATCTTTTTACTATTTTTATTAGCCTTTGCAGTATTTGCAAGAATTAAACAAGATAAAATCCAAAAGTTTTTAAATAAAAATAGAAAAGAGAATGAAAATAGTTTCTCTTCTGAGTTAGAACAAGCAAAGCAGACTTCATCAAACAATGAAGTACCAGAGGCAAGTTCAATTAAAGCAGTTACTTCAAATGTAAGTTTTAATGATGTTGCAGGTATTAAAGAGGTAAAAGCTGAACTTGAAGAGATAGTTGATTTTTTAAATAAACCAAGCAAATATTTAAAACATGGAGTTAAACTTCCAAAGGGTGTTTTACTTGTAGGACCTCCAGGCGTTGGAAAAACTCTGATTGCAAGAGCAGTAGCTGGAGAAGCTGATGTTCCATTTTTTTATCAAAGTGGAGCTAGTTTTGTTCAAATTTATGTGGGAATGGGAGCAAAGAAAGTTCGTGAACTTTTTATGCAAGCTAAATTAAATGCTCCTTCAATTGTTTTTATTGATGAGATAGATGCAATTGGTAAAAAAAGAGATGGTAAAAACAATGATGAAAGAGAATCAACTTTAAATGAACTTCTAACACAAATGGATGGTTTTGAAGGAGATTCAGGAGTAATTGTTATTGCTGCTACAAATAAGATAGAAGTATTAGATGAAGCTCTTTTAAGAGCAGGAAGATTTGATAGAAGAGTATTTGTAAACTTACCTAATATTGAAGATAGAAAAAAGATTTTAGAACTATATTTAAATAAAAAACATTATGAATTCAATTTAGATAATCTAGCTCAAGAGACTTCAGGTTTCTCTTCTGCTGCACTTTCTACACTTATAAATGAAGCTTTATTAAATATGATAAAAAGAGAATCAAAAGTTGTAGAGCAAGTAGATATTGATACTGCAAAAACTAAAATTGAGTTTGGGAAAAAACAGACTCTTCTTTTAGATGAAAAGCAAAAAGAAATTCTAGCAATCTATCAAGCAAGTAAAGCCTATATCACTAAAACAAAGGTAGCTTTATTTGATGAAAAAGTACAAACTTTAGACTCTATTTATCCTTCATATAATGAGTTAATTGAAAATATAAAAAGATATCTTTGTGGTTCAATTGCAGTAGAAGTTATCAAAAATGAGAAGTATGCAATTAATTCAGAGGATTTAAAAAAGGCATATGAAATTGCTCAAAAGATGAAAGATGATTATAAGATGGTAGCTACACCTCAAAATATAATTGATGAAGTATCTAACTCTTTACGGTCAATTATTTCTCAAAATGTAAATGAAATACAGAGATTAAAAGAGCTTATTTTAAAAAATGAGGTAATTTTAGAAGATGAGATTTAAATACTTTTCAGGTTTCTCTTTAGAAAATGAAAAAGAACTTTTTGAAGAGTACTTAATCGAAAATGATTTTACTGTTGCAGGCTTCTCTTATGGTGCTATAAAAGCTTTTGAGTATGCTTTAACTACAAAAGCAAGGGTTGATTTATTACAACTTTTCTCTCCTGCTTTTTTCCAAGTTCGTGATGAGAAATTTAAACGAACACAATTAATGTATTATAAAAAAGATAAAGAAGCTTATAGTAATACTTTTTTGCAAAATGTATCTTTCCCTTCTAAAACTGATATGAAAAACTACTATAAAGAAGCAACAAGTGAAGAGTTAAATGAACTTCTTTCTTATAAATGGGATGAAAAAGATTTAGAGACTCTTTTAGCTAAAGGGACTAAAATAGAGGTTTATTTAGGACAAAAAGATAAAATCATTGATACTACAAGTGCGAAAGATTTTTTTGAAAAATTTGCAACATTATATTATATAAAAGAGAAAGGACATATTTTAAAATGAGTAAAGAAATAGCAAAAATTGGAATTATTACAACTTCAGATAGAGCAAGTAAAGGTATTTATGAAGATATTTCTGGGCGTGCAATTGAAGAGACTATGAATGATTATTTAACTTCACCTTGGGAACCTGTATATAGATGTATTGAGGATGACCAAGAAACAATAGAAAATACATTAAAAGAGCTTGTAGATACAGAAAAATGTTGTTTAGTAGTAACAACTGGTGGAACAGGACCAGCTAAAAGAGATGTAACTCCTGAAGCAACAGAAGCTGTATGTGATAGAATGATGCCAGGTTTTGGAGAACTTATGAGAGCAGAGTCTTTAAAGTTTGTACCAACTGCAATTCTTTCAAGACAAACAGCAGGTTTAAGAGGAAGTTCACTTATTATCAATCTTCCTGGAAAACCAAAATCAATAAGAGAGTGTTTAGATGCAGTTTTTCCTGCAGTTCCTTATTGTATTGATTTAATGGAAGGACCATTTTTAGAGTGTAATGAAGAGGTTATTAAACCTTTTAGACCAAAGGCAAAATAGGTCTTTCTTTTAAGTTCTTAAGTCAAGATAAAAAACTATTTTAAGAGCAATACTGTATAATTGTAAAATTTTTAGGGAGTTTTTATGAAAAAAATAGCACTTTCTGTTCTTTTTGCAATTATTGGTTTTGCTTTAAGTTCTACAGTTTTTAATTTACAACACTCATTTTTAATTGGGATTTTAGTACTTTTAGTTGCCCTTTGGACAAATGAAGGTTTACCTTTAGGTGTAGTTTCTCTTTTACCTATCATTCTTTTTCCTAGTTTTGATATTTTAAGTACAAATGAAACTGCTTCAAATTATTCAAAATCTATTATATTCCTATTTTTAGGTGGGTTTATGATAGCAATTGCAACTCAAAAAAC
This sequence is a window from Halarcobacter bivalviorum. Protein-coding genes within it:
- the aroB gene encoding 3-dehydroquinate synthase, translating into MIVNISLPDNTKYDITIDTLKKQYFDRKVVIVTNPTVSSLHLDYLKEKISAKELSVVTVPDGEQYKNMETIEAILEHCFEHKLNRNSLLIAFGGGVIGDMTGFAASIYQRGIDFIQVPTTLLSQVDASVGGKTGVNNKYGKNLIGAFHQPIAVNIDPHFLTTLPKREFGAGIAEIVKMAVTFNKDFFQWLEKNNLNDEKNIKTAIAKSVETKAWVVSQDEKERGLRAALNYGHTFGHVIENETNYNTYLHGEAVGIGMVMANELAKKIGYMSEGETLRVKHLLEKYDIPTSYKIEDVEDFYEHFFLDKKSLDNRIKFIVPKGIGDCEITDLISKENVIEVLKGFSN
- a CDS encoding mechanosensitive ion channel domain-containing protein → MKNILKLLLVTLVLSFACAQEKKPVANKLADIEAIEEKRLKEIEEEKQKQKLEEEKRAKITEIKNKIDSIDSELRNNILLKRYSNYDAYRRISTELDDLKESVIKVNPKDEDRLYQLNNKIRIKENELELISEYRGSPIGALINPPEIESYESISNPFGIINALSYIKKLENNKKQFLSIEDRITELTNLLDEKLYAYVELYNLDPKPEYKEEINFLDKEKKDFHMVLEIVSTTEEVYTRKIEQVILETKSQISNQVEKIFNIAMIIVSLFIITFLIKLALKKYFSQNENYYMTNKVINFFVVFFVVIVILFSYIDNVSYVVTILGFASAGIAIALKDWFMSIFGWMVIVTSGSIHVGDRIKVTRNGLEVVGDVLDISLFKITIREDITLTSYTTNRRTGRIFFIPNNYIFSEMIANYTHSGLRTVWDGIDITITFDSNHKKAQHIAKEILKHYSKGYTDITRKQLSKMRSKYQLRATGVEPRVYTFVESYGIVISAWYLTNSYAALVLRSTMSPEILEAFMKEDDIHIAYPTQTVNSSTGTRTPPIDLPSI
- the mtaB gene encoding tRNA (N(6)-L-threonylcarbamoyladenosine(37)-C(2))-methylthiotransferase MtaB → MQFSTNKQKVYFKTFGCRTNVFDTQVMMSRLKDFEITQDEKQADIVVINSCTVTNSADSTARGYINSLNKFEKPPRVIFTGCGVWTKGENLFKDNKIDSLFGHSEKENINELLKKEERFFDAGDLDHIDDTIVEEFIGKSRAFIKIQEGCDFRCSYCIIPYVRGDARSYKEDKILEQVSTLASNGFGEFILTGTNVGSYGKKQHTSLAKLLKKMAQIKGVRRIRMGSIEPIQIDDEFKELINEPFMAKHLHIALQHTSKTMLKIMNRRNKVLSDLELFEFLKDNGYALGTDFIVGHPGETEEIWKEAVENLHRFPLTHVHAFTYSKRDGTPSATMSGEVHGNIAKQRYNELTQIIKQKNLDFRLNNKEPLDVLIESYKDGKYHGLDQHFNQIEVESNADLVGDWITIENYEAKEDKNVAKF
- a CDS encoding AAA family ATPase, with the protein product MKTTKQKKIKMWQNSNNKKNNLLDKNIKLMAISAVVLIVLFLYTLYKSSAHIESGSYYFGIIFLLFLLAFAVFARIKQDKIQKFLNKNRKENENSFSSELEQAKQTSSNNEVPEASSIKAVTSNVSFNDVAGIKEVKAELEEIVDFLNKPSKYLKHGVKLPKGVLLVGPPGVGKTLIARAVAGEADVPFFYQSGASFVQIYVGMGAKKVRELFMQAKLNAPSIVFIDEIDAIGKKRDGKNNDERESTLNELLTQMDGFEGDSGVIVIAATNKIEVLDEALLRAGRFDRRVFVNLPNIEDRKKILELYLNKKHYEFNLDNLAQETSGFSSAALSTLINEALLNMIKRESKVVEQVDIDTAKTKIEFGKKQTLLLDEKQKEILAIYQASKAYITKTKVALFDEKVQTLDSIYPSYNELIENIKRYLCGSIAVEVIKNEKYAINSEDLKKAYEIAQKMKDDYKMVATPQNIIDEVSNSLRSIISQNVNEIQRLKELILKNEVILEDEI
- the bioV gene encoding pimelyl-ACP methyl ester esterase BioV; its protein translation is MRFKYFSGFSLENEKELFEEYLIENDFTVAGFSYGAIKAFEYALTTKARVDLLQLFSPAFFQVRDEKFKRTQLMYYKKDKEAYSNTFLQNVSFPSKTDMKNYYKEATSEELNELLSYKWDEKDLETLLAKGTKIEVYLGQKDKIIDTTSAKDFFEKFATLYYIKEKGHILK